In Triticum aestivum cultivar Chinese Spring chromosome 5B, IWGSC CS RefSeq v2.1, whole genome shotgun sequence, the following proteins share a genomic window:
- the LOC123111771 gene encoding transcription factor GTE10, whose amino-acid sequence MEIAYPYGGELTRKHGSVTGQPFAAKIDIMSGQKRAREMQILRQRFQAELVAVRGLLHKAAAVLIPASSPLAPRVKESRPGFLAEEPPAKKRKASPPVPVINRKKAPTKKKMTASEREMLAEDLELFVAEIPDHIVQLLQKHSCATRPGEIEMDLHALDDAAAVELQEQVDKFARERRSANPSPQERHQDGPEAMNEEEDEEVDICGGVSPLVIVPQPLLQERHQDGPEVMAEEEEEEEVDICGGVSPLPIVPAPLLLVEDETASGSPSSSSSSSSSDTDSSDSDSDTDSGSSDSGSEHSGGSDSDSDSDEIVDSPAPAITPPTCEQLARALERQRKEATSRAREKARQELLHMEKTAMPDDTLHREDLKRLGIDEYNTAKPSNLLRQIGLYLKVDEDWKQQRRQSFHEDLEEGEIRS is encoded by the coding sequence ATGGAGATTGCCTACCCCTACGGCGGGGAGCTCACCAGGAAGCACGGCTCCGTGACAGGCCAGCCGTTTGCCGCCAAGATCGACATCATGTCCGGCCAGAAGCGCGCGAGGGAGATGCAGATCCTTCGGCAGCGGTTCCAAGCAGAGCTCGTCGCCGTCCGTGGCCTCCTCCACAAGGCGGCCGCCGTGCTAATTCCCGCCTCGTCCCCGTTGGCTCCCCGCGTTAAGGAGAGTCGTCCAGGGTTCTTGGCCGAGGAGCCGCCGGCCAAGAAGAGGAAGGCGTCTCCTCCCGTTCCTGTGATCAATCGCAAGAAGGCGccaacgaagaagaagatgacggcCTCTGAGAGGGAGATGCTCGCGGAAGACCTGGAGCTGTTCGTTGCGGAAATCCCCGATCACATCGTCCAGCTCTTGCAGAAGCACAGCTGCGCCACCCGCCCCGGCGAAATCGAGATGGACCTCCACGCGTTGGACGACGCTGCTGCTGTCGAGTTACAGGAGCAGGTTGACAAGTTCGCTCGAGAGAGGAGGTCGGCGAATCCGTCGCCCCAAGAACGCCACCAAGACGGCCCTGAGGCGATGAacgaagaggaggacgaagaaGTTGACATCTGTGGCGGCGTCTCCCCCTTGGTGATCGTGCCGCAACCTCTGCTGCAAGAACGCCACCAAGACGGCCCTGAGGTGAtggccgaagaggaagaggaggaagaagttgACATCTGCGGTGGCGTCTCCCCATTACCGATCGTGCCGGCACCTCTGCTGCTCGTCGAAGATGAAACAGCCAGCGGCAGcccaagctccagcagcagcagcagcagttcagATACTGATTCCAGCGACAGCGATTCAGACACTGATTCCGGCAGCAGCGACTCGGGTTCAGAGCACTCCGGCGGCAGTGACTCAGATTCTGATTCTGACGAGATCGTCGACAGTCCAGCACCGGCCATCACGCCTCCAACATGTGAGCAGCTCGCCCGTGCTCTGGAAAGGCAGCGAAAGGAGGCCACGTCCCGGGCGAGGGAGAAGGCCCGTCAGGAGCTGCTCCACATGGAGAAGACGGCAATGCCCGACGATACCCTACACCGAGAGGATCTGAAGAGGCTCGGCATTGATGAGTACAACACGGCGAAGCCCAGCAACTTGTTGCGGCAGATTGGGCTCTACCTCAAGGTTGACGAAGACTGGAAGCAGCAACGCCGTCAAAGCTTCCACGAGGATTTAGAGGAAGGCGAGATTCGGTCGTGA
- the LOC123111772 gene encoding ASC1-like protein 1, protein MAGWRRARSEDGRRGVMMSHHVAIVVLIVVSYICRLSRPGSVILPLHDASDIFLEIGKMAKYSSCEWLAVVAFLLFVAPWILLWLIVFPFWILRSTSYEIAMILDKENKKIYRTSYYYLFNTLLFSLLVFHIYWWVLIYRMLVKQIQSRGHVGEDVRSDSEGENNHED, encoded by the exons ATGGCCGGCTGGCGGCGCGCGAGATCGGAGGACGGCCGCCGTGGAGTCATGATGTCTCACCATGTGGCAATTGTTGTTCTGATTGTTGTGTCCTATATTTGCAG ATTATCTCGTCCTGGCTCGGTCATTTTACCCCTCCATGATGCAAGTGATATATTCCTAGAGATCGGAAAGATGGCCAAGTACAGTAGCTGTGAGTGGCTAGCTGTTGTAGCATTTCTACTTTTTGTGGCTCCGTGGATCCTTCTTTGGCTAATAGTGTTTCCTTTCTGGATTCTAAGAAGCACAAG TTATGAAATAGCTATGATCCTGGACAAGGAGAACAAAAAAATCTACAGAACCTCATACTACTATCTTTTCAACACTCTCTTGTTTTCACTTCTAGTCTTTCACATATATTGGTGGGTACTGATTTACCGGATGCTTGTCAAACAAATTCAGTCTAGAGGTCATGTTGGTGAGGATGTTCGATCCG ATTCTGAAGGCGAAAACAACCATGAAGATTAA